A DNA window from Tenuifilaceae bacterium CYCD contains the following coding sequences:
- a CDS encoding dipeptidase, which translates to MIKKILLPTIMSLGLLSNHSMGCTNYLVTKGASTDGSTMISYAADSHIRYGELYFRPRGTWPAGSMITLYDRGTNKPLGQISQPTETYQVIGFMNEHQVAMGETTFEGIEKLVDSTAIVDYGSLMFLALQRSKTARKAIRVIAELVEKYGYASTGESFSIGDPNEVWIMEIIAKRTNLKYDKKSKQYINVDKGALWVAVRIPDGCVSSHANQARIQTFPLENLKNSISSKNINLLDKPEVEVVYSYDVISYAKEHGYYQGEDKDFSFSDVYNPITFDGARFCDARVWAFFNHVNGDMGKYWDYAKGENLKNRMPLYIKPDRKLTPQDLQSFKRDHLEGTELDMSKDAGAGPSKLPYRWRPLDWEVDGKTYFHERTTATQQTGFSFVAQMRSWLPNPIGGIFWFGVDDAASTVYVPIYCGISRVPESYAEGNGDMLTYSPTSAFWIFNRVAHFAYYRYDVIMEDIKKLQAELENKFAKYTPAIDAAALKLWETDQNLAIDFLTDYSVNTANATVERWGDLSNWLLVKYIDGNVKKEKNGEFIRNPWGYPVSPSQPGYNEQFLKTIINETDNKFLEPKK; encoded by the coding sequence ATGATAAAAAAAATTCTACTTCCAACAATAATGTCATTAGGATTGCTATCAAACCACTCCATGGGATGCACAAACTACCTTGTTACCAAGGGTGCCAGTACAGATGGCTCCACAATGATTAGCTACGCAGCGGATTCACATATTCGTTACGGAGAACTTTACTTTAGGCCCAGAGGTACTTGGCCCGCTGGATCAATGATAACACTTTACGATAGAGGGACCAATAAGCCATTAGGGCAAATATCTCAGCCTACAGAAACCTACCAAGTAATTGGCTTTATGAATGAGCACCAAGTAGCCATGGGAGAAACTACATTCGAGGGAATCGAGAAACTTGTTGATTCAACGGCAATTGTTGATTATGGAAGTTTAATGTTCCTAGCCCTACAGCGTTCAAAAACTGCTCGCAAAGCAATTAGGGTTATTGCCGAATTGGTGGAAAAGTATGGTTATGCTAGTACTGGCGAATCATTCTCAATTGGCGACCCTAACGAAGTGTGGATCATGGAAATCATCGCAAAACGAACCAATCTTAAGTACGACAAAAAATCTAAACAGTATATAAATGTAGATAAAGGGGCACTTTGGGTAGCCGTTCGAATTCCTGATGGATGCGTTTCTTCTCATGCCAACCAAGCTCGCATTCAAACATTTCCATTGGAAAACCTAAAAAATTCAATTTCAAGTAAAAACATCAATCTATTAGACAAACCAGAAGTTGAAGTAGTATACTCTTATGATGTTATTAGCTACGCAAAGGAGCATGGATACTATCAGGGAGAAGATAAAGATTTTAGCTTTAGCGATGTATATAACCCCATAACATTTGACGGTGCTCGATTTTGCGATGCTAGAGTTTGGGCATTCTTCAACCATGTTAACGGAGATATGGGTAAATACTGGGACTACGCTAAAGGCGAAAATCTCAAAAATCGTATGCCGCTTTACATAAAACCGGACAGAAAGCTCACCCCTCAGGACTTACAATCGTTCAAACGCGATCATCTTGAAGGAACAGAACTAGATATGAGCAAAGACGCTGGAGCAGGACCAAGTAAATTACCATATCGATGGAGACCCTTAGATTGGGAAGTAGACGGAAAAACATACTTCCACGAAAGAACCACCGCAACGCAGCAAACAGGCTTCTCTTTTGTTGCCCAAATGAGAAGTTGGCTACCAAATCCAATAGGAGGTATATTCTGGTTTGGAGTTGATGATGCAGCCTCTACGGTTTATGTTCCAATATATTGTGGCATATCTCGAGTACCAGAATCGTATGCCGAGGGCAATGGCGATATGCTAACGTACTCACCAACATCTGCATTTTGGATATTCAATAGAGTTGCTCATTTTGCTTACTACCGCTATGATGTAATAATGGAAGATATTAAAAAGTTACAAGCTGAATTAGAAAATAAATTTGCAAAATATACCCCCGCCATAGATGCAGCAGCATTAAAACTATGGGAAACTGACCAGAATTTAGCTATTGATTTCTTAACGGATTATTCGGTTAATACGGCTAATGCAACAGTAGAACGCTGGGGAGATTTAAGCAATTGGCTTTTAGTTAAGTACATTGATGGAAATGTAAAAAAAGAAAAAAATGGAGAGTTTATTCGTAATCCATGGGGATACCCTGTTAGCCCTTCTCAGCCAGGATATAATGAGCAATTTCTAAAAACTATAATAAATGAAACTGACAATAAGTTTTTAGAACCTAAAAAGTAG